In one Nocardioides sp. NBC_00368 genomic region, the following are encoded:
- a CDS encoding M36 family metallopeptidase — protein MRRLSIAVTAGLAATAGLAVPLSTATAAPGSGSSEGTARVFMVNPVQSSNDQNLTDQKDAASAVPESAYAEVPLSHLDGSGYLRGDYAVVESSTGTPAYSTTNTYSYDRHQDQFEQVMGYFWVTRAQTYLHALGFGETLPGVLDEPFSVKINQYGGDNSYQTDKPFRIRLGKGGVDDAEDAEVIVHEYGHAVHADQVPGYGSSLDAGAIGESFGDYLAVTVGLDAADEFGWPVAADPSCPMDWDATSYTDAPHCIRSFHLDLTLEDRRNQVHYDGQIWSQALWEIREGYQALGLTTRDWDTTLIYSQFSYAPDTSFQAAAAETYAAAAARDGQAAADLVRARFAARGITF, from the coding sequence ATGCGCAGACTCTCGATCGCCGTCACCGCAGGCCTGGCGGCCACCGCCGGGCTCGCCGTCCCGCTGAGCACGGCCACCGCAGCCCCCGGGAGCGGCTCGTCCGAGGGCACCGCCCGCGTCTTCATGGTCAACCCGGTGCAGTCCAGCAACGACCAGAACCTGACCGACCAGAAGGACGCCGCGAGCGCCGTGCCGGAGAGCGCCTACGCCGAGGTCCCGCTGAGCCACCTGGACGGCTCGGGCTACCTCCGCGGCGACTACGCGGTCGTCGAGTCGAGCACCGGCACGCCGGCGTACTCCACGACCAACACCTACTCCTACGACCGCCACCAGGACCAGTTCGAGCAGGTCATGGGCTACTTCTGGGTGACCCGCGCGCAGACCTACCTGCATGCCCTCGGCTTCGGCGAGACGCTCCCGGGCGTGCTCGACGAGCCGTTCTCGGTGAAGATCAACCAGTACGGCGGCGACAACTCCTACCAGACCGACAAGCCGTTCCGGATCCGGCTGGGCAAGGGTGGTGTCGACGACGCCGAGGACGCCGAGGTGATCGTCCACGAGTACGGCCACGCCGTCCACGCCGACCAGGTGCCCGGCTACGGCAGCAGCCTCGACGCCGGCGCGATCGGGGAGTCGTTCGGTGACTATCTGGCCGTGACCGTCGGGCTCGACGCCGCCGACGAGTTCGGCTGGCCGGTCGCTGCCGACCCGTCCTGCCCGATGGACTGGGACGCGACCTCCTACACCGACGCCCCGCACTGCATCCGCAGCTTCCACCTCGACCTGACCCTCGAGGACCGCCGCAACCAGGTGCACTACGACGGCCAGATCTGGAGCCAGGCGCTCTGGGAGATCCGTGAGGGCTACCAGGCACTCGGCCTCACCACGCGCGACTGGGACACCACCCTGATCTACTCGCAGTTCTCCTACGCGCCGGACACCAGCTTCCAGGCCGCTGCCGCCGAGACGTACGCCGCCGCTGCTGCTCGCGACGGTCAGGCCGCCGCCGACCTGGTCCGTGCCCGGTTCGCCGCGCGGGGGATCACCTTCTGA
- a CDS encoding response regulator transcription factor, with product MPDRAPLRIVLAEDAALLREGLLAILERAGHEVIAAVGDADALLAFTDHTRPDVVITDIRMPPTHTDEGLRAAAELRRRHRDLAVLVLSAYVADAYLAELLDTTGGGGIGYLLKDRVGHVRDFLDSLDRVAGGETVVDPQVVRGLLDRHQPDGPLDVLSEREREVLALMAEGRTNGSIAAALFVSEAAVRKHVGNIFAKLRLDPTTDRRVSAVLAYLREA from the coding sequence ACGCGGCGCTGCTGCGCGAGGGTCTCCTCGCCATCCTCGAGCGGGCCGGCCACGAGGTCATCGCCGCGGTCGGCGACGCGGACGCCCTGCTCGCCTTCACCGACCACACCCGTCCCGACGTGGTCATCACCGACATCCGGATGCCGCCGACCCACACCGACGAGGGGCTGCGCGCCGCCGCCGAGCTCCGCCGACGGCACCGTGACCTGGCCGTCCTGGTGCTCTCGGCGTACGTCGCCGACGCCTACCTCGCCGAGCTCCTCGACACCACCGGTGGCGGCGGCATCGGCTACCTGCTCAAGGACCGGGTCGGCCACGTCCGGGACTTCCTCGACAGCCTCGACCGCGTGGCCGGCGGCGAGACGGTCGTCGACCCCCAGGTCGTACGCGGCCTGCTCGACCGGCACCAGCCCGACGGTCCGCTCGACGTGCTCTCCGAGCGCGAGCGCGAGGTGCTGGCACTGATGGCCGAGGGCCGCACCAACGGCAGCATCGCCGCCGCGCTCTTCGTCTCCGAGGCGGCGGTGCGCAAGCACGTCGGCAACATCTTCGCCAAGCTCCGGCTCGATCCCACCACCGACCGACGGGTCTCCGCCGTGCTCGCCTATCTGCGCGAGGCCTAG